The Cohnella abietis genome has a segment encoding these proteins:
- a CDS encoding CoA-transferase subunit beta, with protein sequence MSYNHNELMICALARELKDGEVIGVGNNSPIPAAASLLAKELHAPNAEVYVMGQADWPFEGTKEFFDLMQRGGVDVFFLSGAQIDAYGNINLHVIGDYDSPKVRLPGGAGASVVYFLSKRTFLFKTDHTPQGFPEQLDFKTSVSSSAADVDRPGRLEGVFTPLGILRPSSYGGRLQLSALAPGIEADYIQQNTGFELALNPEPPFTLEEPTVEELSILRNQVREQLKELYPEFASTGLLHTQDQQ encoded by the coding sequence GTGAGTTATAACCACAACGAGCTGATGATATGTGCACTTGCTAGAGAGCTGAAGGATGGGGAAGTCATTGGAGTAGGCAACAATTCTCCCATTCCCGCTGCAGCATCCCTATTAGCAAAGGAGTTGCATGCTCCGAATGCTGAAGTGTATGTGATGGGACAGGCTGATTGGCCGTTCGAAGGGACGAAAGAGTTTTTTGATTTGATGCAGCGTGGGGGAGTCGATGTATTTTTCCTAAGTGGTGCGCAAATCGATGCCTACGGCAACATTAACCTGCACGTCATCGGCGACTACGATTCTCCGAAGGTGAGGCTGCCAGGTGGCGCGGGGGCGTCTGTTGTCTACTTTTTAAGTAAACGGACGTTTCTATTCAAAACCGATCATACACCGCAGGGTTTCCCTGAACAGCTAGATTTCAAAACAAGTGTGTCCTCTTCAGCGGCAGATGTAGATCGCCCAGGACGATTGGAAGGCGTATTTACACCGCTTGGTATTCTACGACCGTCTAGCTATGGAGGCCGATTGCAGCTATCCGCACTGGCTCCAGGCATAGAAGCTGATTATATCCAACAAAACACGGGGTTTGAGCTAGCTCTCAATCCAGAACCACCGTTTACTTTAGAAGAACCAACTGTCGAGGAGCTTTCTATCCTAAGGAACCAGGTGAGAGAGCAATTGAAAGAATTATATCCTGAGTTTGCTAGTACAGGGCTGCTCCATACACAGGATCAACAATAA
- a CDS encoding cysteine dioxygenase family protein, producing MSQSYQLQQFDQDVKKVLAENTDFRSIIDGIKPYLGQLLTNKQLLPQEYRQPKGDKYAQYLLYKPEDESYSVIAFVWGPGQISPVHDHLIWGLVGIYEGAIVEKRYRQEDRGEGQEPRYELREVGEVTAKAGDISFVYPPNYDIHSVANPFEQTAIAIHVYGADVGERVRHIHDINTGEQRDVITKHDNATPIYKSFDGAEFDNA from the coding sequence ATGAGCCAATCCTATCAGCTACAACAATTTGACCAGGATGTAAAAAAGGTGCTGGCCGAAAATACAGATTTTAGAAGTATTATCGACGGGATCAAGCCGTACTTAGGTCAATTGCTAACTAACAAGCAGTTGCTTCCTCAAGAGTACCGTCAGCCAAAGGGCGATAAATATGCACAGTATTTATTGTACAAGCCGGAAGACGAATCTTATTCCGTCATTGCTTTCGTTTGGGGTCCCGGCCAAATATCACCGGTTCATGATCATTTGATATGGGGCCTAGTCGGTATTTATGAAGGAGCTATTGTAGAAAAGCGTTATCGTCAGGAGGATCGGGGAGAAGGACAAGAGCCTCGTTACGAGCTGCGAGAAGTGGGAGAAGTGACTGCGAAGGCAGGGGATATCTCATTTGTTTATCCGCCTAATTATGATATTCATAGTGTTGCGAACCCGTTCGAGCAAACGGCAATTGCCATTCATGTCTATGGAGCCGATGTGGGTGAACGTGTACGACATATCCATGATATCAACACCGGTGAACAACGCGATGTCATTACCAAGCATGATAATGCGACACCGATATACAAATCATTCGATGGGGCTGAATTCGACAATGCATAA